Proteins encoded in a region of the Sugiyamaella lignohabitans strain CBS 10342 chromosome B, complete sequence genome:
- the APM3 gene encoding Apm3p (Mu3-like subunit of the clathrin associated protein complex (AP-3); functions in transport of alkaline phosphatase to the vacuole via the alternate pathway; GO_component: GO:0030123 - AP-3 adaptor complex [Evidence IDA] [PMID 9250663]; GO_component: GO:0005794 - Golgi apparatus [Evidence IEA,IEA]; GO_component: GO:0030131 - clathrin adaptor complex [Evidence IEA]; GO_component: GO:0031410 - cytoplasmic vesicle [Evidence IEA]; GO_component: GO:0030659 - cytoplasmic vesicle membrane [Evidence IEA]; GO_component: GO:0016020 - membrane [Evidence IEA]; GO_function: GO:0003674 - molecular_function [Evidence ND]; GO_process: GO:0006896 - Golgi to vacuole transport [Evidence IMP] [PMID 9335339]; GO_process: GO:0006886 - intracellular protein transport [Evidence IEA]; GO_process: GO:0006623 - protein targeting to vacuole [Evidence IMP] [PMID 17895371]; GO_process: GO:0015031 - protein transport [Evidence IEA]; GO_process: GO:0006810 - transport [Evidence IEA]; GO_process: GO:0016192 - vesicle-mediated transport [Evidence IEA]), which yields MVFMLPCTSQMPVMVPFEFINRFAEVLEKYFTPPVVPMRIETNLDVVSLLLNEMLDDGYPYVTEPDALRDLVPNGGLLSKLLSGGNKTVPTQSTIPWRRSNVRHTNNELFVDIVETLYMVLPAKPSNSLSGRRVSEPIGSSALYSHSSQPNSAYYSTRPLVSRIEGTIFVTSNLSGIPEISLNLNTLNNHLGRPSFHPAVKIDKWVQSPGTLQFIPPDGKALIASYTLDNNRVGGKNEKNRAQGQGLVFAEFRTGLGIAKDEFEARVWTTMSREVKHVEGLSVNVICDGQRTKKNIKGLRITSGDFHFNDWGIGEWTFPGKTPLGWSASLRGALEREEVDDEEDESEENSKSNGVEDSIGDSFRDATGSSHKSKALDSNVASKESGSGIKPIFPTHLSITYTLTGNVPSGIKVNSLRILKSPGLGEGVKPFKGLRYTTNVGEYIVR from the coding sequence TGTACTTCTCAAATGCCCGTAATGGTACCATTTGAATTTATCAATAGATTTGCCGAAGTGTTGGAGAAGTATTTCACACCACCGGTTGTACCCATGAGGATAGAAACTAATTTGGACGTTGTGAGCCTGTTATTGAATGAAATGCTTGACGATGGATACCCCTATGTAACTGAGCCAGATGCCCTTCGTGATCTGGTGCCGAATGGTGGCTTGTTGAGTAAGCTACTATCGGGAGGTAACAAGACTGTTCCAACACAATCAACGATCCCCTGGAGGAGATCTAATGTCCGACATACAAATAATGAGCTTTTTGTAGATATTGTTGAAACTCTTTATATGGTGTTACCTGCGAAACCATCTAATAGCCTATCTGGCAGAAGAGTATCTGAACCTATTGGATCCTCGGCACTATACTCACATTCAAGCCAACCAAACAGTGCATATTATTCTACTAGACCACTGGTGTCTAGGATTGAGGGAACAATATTTGTAACGTCTAATCTATCAGGCATTCCAGAGATTTCTCTCAATCTTAATACTCTAAATAACCATTTAGGACGGCCATCGTTTCATCCTGCTGTCAAAATTGATAAGTGGGTCCAGTCTCCAGGAACTTTACAGTTTATTCCACCTGATGGCAAAGCGCTTATTGCGTCATATACCTTAGACAATAACCGTGTTGGTGGTAAGAATGAAAAGAATAGGGCCCAAGGTCAAGGACTAGTATTCGCAGAATTCCGCACTGGTCTGGGTATTGCGAAAGACGAATTCGAAGCTCGGGTATGGACGACCATGTCTCGAGAAGTTAAGCATGTAGAGGGCCTGAGTGTAAATGTTATATGCGATGGCCAGAGGACTAAAAAGAATATAAAAGGACTGCGAATCACATCTGGAGATTTTCATTTTAATGATTGGGGTATTGGTGAATGGACTTTCCCAGGAAAGACTCCACTTGGATGGAGTGCTTCTTTACGAGGTGCTCTAGAACGTGAAGAAgtagatgatgaagaggatgaatCTGAAGAGAACTCGAAGTCAAATGGAGTTGAGGATTCAATCGGTGACTCTTTTAGAGATGCTACTGGAAGCAGCCATAAATCGAAGGCATTAGATTCAAATGTGGCATCGAAAGAATCAGGTTCAGGGATCAAACCTATCTTTCCAACACACCTGTCAATCACATACACGTTGACGGGAAATGTTCCCAGTGGAATCAAGGTGAATAGCCTACGGATTCTCAAATCTCCAGGCCTAGGGGAAGGAGTCAAACCATTCAAAGGACTACGCTATACTACCAACGTTGGCGAGTACATAGTTAGATAA